CAAGGTATGATTACAAGAATCAATaacaattttatagaaaataaacagaGAAGCAACAAGCTAAACCTATTGAGAGAACATAACTTGACtgtcattttatgtatataatacagtattatttataaaactGTAATAGATAAGAGTCAGGTATACAGTATACATTTCAAAGTATTACCACAGCAATGAATAGTATTTACAGTTATCTATAATTGTAGAGTTGTTAACATGTACTTTTATCTGGATTTCTTACCTTAACAAAATTCGGTCACTCTGTCAATCTCAGAGAAATGTCTGGGCAATCAGTATTCTGGTGTTAACTTTGAGTCTTTATAAGGTCATATActcatttttcaaaaggaaaagtaTTTCCACTGTAGAAAGATGTCtgttgagaaaataaatctcCCTTCAGcacaattttaatttcaaaatgctGCAATACCCAGACCACAATCCTAGCTAGCATTAAGAAAAATCGCATCGTACAAGGAATTATCACTAACAAAGGAATAAGGATTTTGAAGGCCGTTCTCAAGGAAAGAGCCGCATTGTTGAGTAGGAGTAATCTCAGGGGATGGCTGATATCAAAGGAACAGTGGAGTCTTTCTGCTTCGAGTACAGGATGGAGCACAAAGCAAGACTGATTGTCATGTTTTACCTGCAATCAGGGTGGGGGAAAAAACGAAAGGGCTTTTCAAGAGTTGAAGGAAAAGGCTTTAAGGCAGAACAAGTGGAGATTAGAGCTTTTGTTTCACAGTGATCTTTGCTTTCATTTATACACATTCCTGATTTATACTTAATGACATGAAAGTGGCTAATTTTCCTATTCGTAGAAAATATTGCTAAGTGTGCAAATATGAATTACTCACTGCTTCTCTTTAAATGTACTCAGTTAACAggtcaggttttcttttttaatttttttttttttttttttttgagaccagagtctcactctgtaccccaggctgaagtgcagtggcgcgatctcggctcactgcaaactccgcctcccaggttcaagtgattcttctgcctcagcctcctaagtagctgggattacaggcatgtgcccctatgcccagctaatttttgaatttttagtagagacggggtttcaccatgttggctaggctggtcttgatcccttgacctcatgatccgcctgcctcggcctccaaaagtgctgggattacaggcgtgaaccactgtgcctggccttaattcttttttcttttttaattagcaAACGAAACAATCAACAAGgtgaagagacagcccacagaacgggagaaaatatttgcagtttaTCGAACTGACAAGTGATtagtaaccagaatatacaaggagtccaaacaactcaaaaacaaaaaaacaaataatctgattttaaaataggcaaaagatctgaacagacatttctcaaaagaagagatacaaatggccaacaggtattaaaaaaatgttcaacatcactaatcatcagagaaattcaaatcaaaataatCATGAGCTATCATCTCATCCcacttaaaatggcttttatcaaaaagacaggcaataagggatgctggcaaggatgtggagaaaggggaaccattgtacactgttggtgggaattaaattagtacaaccactatggagaacggtttggaggttcctcaaaaaactaaaaatagacctaccatgtgatccagcaatcccactgggtatatacacaaaagaaaagcaCTCAGTCTATTGAAGAGGtgtctgcacttccatgtttattgcagcactgatcacgatagccaagatgtggaatcaatctaagtgtccatcagcagacgaATGGGTAAatgaaatgtggtacatatatagagagaatggaatattcttcagccataaaaagaatgaaatcatgtcatttgcaacaacgtgaatggaactggaggatattatgtgaagtgatgaaataagccaggcacagaaggacaaatattgcatgttcccACTCACGTTTGGGAAGTAAAACAATGATCTTacggaaatagagagtagaattgtggttatCAGAGTCTGGAAGGGTAGTGGTGGGGGAGATGAAGAAAGAATTGTTAACAGgtacaaaaatacatttagatagaaggaataagatgtAATGTTCAGTAGCTCAATAGGGTAAACatagttaacagtaatttattgtgtatttcaaaataactagaagatgggaattggaatgttcctgacacaaaaaattgataaatgcttgaagtgatggGCATCccattaccctgatttgatcattacgtGTTGCATGCATTGTATGCTTATatcaaaatttcacatgtaccccaaaatatGGACAACTATGATGtattcaaaaactaaaaataaaaaaattatgaatatgaGCAACTAGCATCTAGGCAACTGGGTCTGCTCTGTTTAATGATTTcaataattcaacaaatatttattgactaccaCTCATGTATTAGACACTAAGATATTTGTTAATGATACAATGGTGAATCAACAGATAAATGATTTCTCCTGATGCTTATACATTAGtaaggaagatttaaaaaaacacgTAATCAAGTTAAGTGTGACAGGCATCATGTGCTATTGGAACATGTAGAAGGGGTTTCTGTGTCCCTGCAATCAGGACAGGTCTTTCCGAGTCTGAAGTATGAATCAGAGTTAGGTAAAGCAGAGAGGGAAGGTAGTTTAGTTTCCTTGGTACAAGACACTGTATTAAACACTGCAGTAGAGAGAGTTGTAAATGATAATTCTGCACTTACAGAATTTGCAATTGAGTAAATACGAGAATATTATCTAAATGTACTGAATGCTCATTGTGTGCTAGGTGTTATTAAATACTTTACTTGTATGGattcctttaatcctcacaacaactgtATGAAGGAGTTACTGTTATTGACCAtctaaagatgaggaaacagaggaacagaaatagGAAGTAGCTTGCACAGATCTTCCTGATCTCCCTCATAGCCAATGACAGGCCTAACATACAAATACAATGACAGGCCTAACATACAAATACTTGGCGTCTGGGTCCGAAgcatgcactctttttttttttttttttttttttttgagacgaagtcttgctctgtcacccaggatggagtgcagtggcacgatctcagcttactgcaacctccgcctcccaggttcaagcaattccctgcctcagactcccaagtagctgggattacaggtgcccgccaccacacctggctaatttttcaatttttagtagagacggggtttcaccacgttggccaggctggtcacgaactcctgacctcgtgatccacctgcctcggcctcctaaagtgctgggatgacaggcatgagccggcGCACCCGGCCTCAAAGCCTGCACTCTTAAGAAGCATTTTAGTCTAAGAAAAGATTGGCATATATaattgcagatttacaaacaacTGTAATGCAATAAATTATAGTTACTATAAGAGCATCCTTATGTCGGGACTCACTGGAATGCCTAGGGCTTGGTGAGCCTTAGCTTTTCAAGGAAAATTtgtatgattttaattatttttatgtgcaGAAAACTCAACAGTGTACATTTAACCAAGTTTAGTGGGAATTTCTTTAGCCTTTGCCTTTTTGAGCTTTGGTGCAGGTCTTCCTGTAGACTAGACATCCCACTCTTGCCTTCCCCTTGATAATGCAGTAAGGGACCCCCATTTTACGACACAGGGCAGGCAGAAAGGTAACCAGCTCGATGGGATCCACGTCGTGTGCAATCACCACCAGCTGAGCTTTCATGTTCTCCACCAAGGTGGTGACGGTGTTAACTCCGGCTCGAAGGACAGGTGGTCTCTTAGTGGGGACGTCCCCTTTGCCGGCAGCTTTCTTCTCAGCTGGGGCCAACAGCCTCTGCCCCTTCTCTTGCTTTGTCTTTAGTCTGTACTTGTGGGCCAGCTTAAGCAGCTGAGTAGCTGTTTGGCAGTCCAGGGCCTGGGTGAACTGGTCAATTGCAGGAGGCACTTTCAGCCGCTTACAGAGGATGGCTCTCTGCCGCTGCAACCTGATATAGCAGGGCCGTTTCACAAGGTGGGCGAGGTCTCTTTTGGGTTGGATGTCCTGTCCAATGCCAAAATTCTTAGGCCTTTTCTCAAACAGGGGATTCACCACTTTCTTGGCCTCCTGCTTCTTCATGACAGCAGGGGCCGGAGCCACCTTCTTCCCCTTGGCCTTCTTTCCTTTCGGCATCTTGAGCGGCGGAAAGAGAGAGAcgccctttttctttctttctagactCTCGCTCCCATGGACTTTTGGTAGGTGCACTAGATAGCACACACGGTTTTCCCTTGAAGCAAGGCATTTCTGTCTGCTTGAAAGCACACTCATGGCCTCTAAATGCTTGTCATGCAGTCTGCAAACAAGATGTTTAAAGGAAGTTGAAAACTCATGTTTCTCCTTGTGGAAGTTCATCCCTCTTTCTGCACAAGGTGGACTACAAGAGGTCCTTCTGGCTGGACCAAACTTATTTTCAGGAAGCAGCTCTGAATCTGTAGAAAAGCTTGAACATTACTAGTTCTCAGAGTGATGCTGCATAATACAAGAAGAGGCTACCTTCATTTGATGTTTCTATGATTACTGTATGTCCACCTCTACCGTGATACCGACTTACTAGGGATTGCTAACATTTAGGCATACTTGCATCGTAACAACTTAACAGTTTAACTTTGACTACAAAGGCCAGTGAGGGGATCGTCTACTATAATTTTCAATTATGTTGAAATGTTTCCACAATAACTATCTTTAAACACTTTATGTGTCTAGAAATGCAGGTTACTTGGTGAAATCTAATCTCAATGGAAAGCTTTGATGCTCTGTATCAAATGAAAACTAATTTAACTAAGCCATCTATGCTGCACATTAATATTAAGCAATTATATTAACTAAAAGCACTGTGAATACATGAAttgctttcattaaaaaaagatttccttAATTACCTTCTAAGCAAATATTTTTCACTAAACTTTTTAAGTATTTGCAATACTCAAATAAAATAGGTAATGGAGATGTCAATTTacatgaaatacatatttctaaaaatCTAACTTGCATTGcaagtttaaaatatgtttacaaaatccagaattaaatataatttcataagGCTATTTTGATTTGGATACTGTTATGTTATTGGGAGAAAACagtatttcttgtttttcatcCTTTACTAGCCCAAGTCTTCTCAGGATACCACTCATATCATATTGTGGTGTTATGATGTATGCCCATACCACtttctgtctcaaggaaaaggTCTGTCTCCTCTTATCCACATTGGCCGCTGTGCCCATCTCTCTGGTTTCCATCTTGCTGGCACTAAGGTAGCCCCTCATGTTCACAGAGAAGAAAGGCTGAGGAGGTACACGGGTTTTTTGTGACCGCAAGCTTTTCAGTGCTTGTGTGACTCTaacttctgagaaatttcttgaTTTTCCTCAAGTGGGACTTCAGGGGATTCATGGAATATAAAAGATGGAGCTAAAACAGACTATTTCCCACATGTTCTTAGGCTTAAATGTTGAAGTGTAAATGTttaagttgtatttatttatttaggacaAATTATCATTGCATGTAATTGTGGGGTGCACAATGATGTTGTGATATATGCCCACAGTTTAGAATGATTGAATCAAGCCAATGAcatatccatctttttttttttttttttttgacagagtcttgctctgttgcccaggctggagtgcagtgacaggatctcggctcactggaacctccacttcctgggttcaagtgattctcctgcctcagcctcccaagtagctgggactacaggtgcacaccaccacgcccagataatttttttttttgtattttttaatagagatggggtttcaccatgtttgccaggatggtcttgatctcttgaccttgtgagctggctgcctcagcctcccaaagtgctgggattacaggcctgagccactgtgcccggctccccattttaaatatatatcatttattcctCTTGTTTAAAGCTTAATACCCTTTGACCGACATCTCTCATTTTCCCTaccctccagcctctggtaaccaccgttctaccctctgcttctgtgcatttgactttttaaaattccacatgaGTGAGATCACAGGGTATTTGTCTCTGTGCctcacttatttcacttaacatagtgtcctccaggttcatccatgttgtaaatgaaataatttctttctttttctttttttctttttttttttaaggctgaagaacattccattgtgtgtatatatctcattttctttttccatttatccattgattgacacttagattgattccatgacttggctattgtaaacaatgctgcaacaaacatggaagtGCTGATATCTCTTAGACATATTAATTTCAAGTCCTAAGGGTATATAGTTAGAATAGGGTTGCTGGAACATATGGTaatcctatttttagttttctaaggaaactccacactgttttctgtaatggctgtgctaatttatattcccaccagtgtacagtgttcccttttcttcacatcctcaccatcaCAGTTGTTATCTTTCCTCTTTTTGTTGCTAGCTCTTCTGATAGATGATATatcatagttttaatttctatttccctaatgattagtgatattgagcattttatatatatatatatgtatatatgttggtcatttgcatgtcttattttgaaaaatatttattcagtttctttgcccatttttaaattggatttttttttttttttgctattaagttttttgagctccttatacaTTTGGGGTATTAGTTCCTTATAAAATGTATtgcttgtaaatttttttctgatctgcagattgtctcttcacttgtagttgttttctttgttgtgcaaATGTTTTTTAGTTAACTGTaatcttatttgtctatttttgtttttgttatttgatCTTTTGGGGgttaaatcaaaaaaaaaaaaaaaacattgcccagaccaatgttgtgtagttttctcctctgtgtttTCCTAGtactttttatagtttcaggttttacatttaaatatttaattcattttgggtttatttttgtatactcTGTGAGATAGGGTGGGACTAATATTATTcatctgcatgtgaatatctcATTTTCTCATTGTCCTTTATGGGAGAGATTGTTCTTTACGCAttgtgtgtgttcttggcattTTTATCAAAGTCAATTGACACAAGGCATGGGTTCATTTTtgtgctctctattctgttccattggtcagtgTTTCTGTTTATACTAGtgtcatgctgttttaattactatggctttgtaatatagtttgaagtcaggtagtgtaagacctctagctttgttcattttgttcaaGACTGCCTTGGCTAGTcaggcttttttgtgtgtgtttctgtatgaattttatgatttttttttctatttccatttgcatgaaatatctttttctgttACTTCACTTTTAGTCTATTTgaatctttaatagtgaggtaagtctCTTGTAAGTAGCATatagttgggttttgtttttatacatCCTATTTCTTTGTCAAGTTTCtcactttgtattatttttcatattttatttaatcttctatCCTTATCTTCTTATAGCTGACTGAACTTCTTTAAGAGAactatattaattttttgttaGTCATTTAatagatctccatttctttagggtctattgttgaagctttatttgtttcttctggaGATGTCATTATTCTGATTCTTCATAATCTTTGTGTCCTTACATTGGTGCTTGTGCATTTGAAGAAATGGTCACCTCTTCTGTCCTTTACAGGTATTCTTTGGCAAAGTTATACTCTCACTGAAGTCTAGCCTGTGATTCTAGGTTGGCTACCTGGTAACGACACTAAGCAGGCAGAGCTTGGAAGTCTAGCCTGTGATTCTAGGTGGACTACCTGGTAACAACCCTAAGCAGGCAGAGCTTGGAAGTCTAGCCTGTGATTCTAGGTCGGCTACCTGGTAATGGCGCTAAGCAGGTAGAGCTTGGCGTTAGACTCTCTAGCTTGCTGAGCCTCTGCCTTTGCTTTGAGATCAGATGGATCTGAGCTCTTCTATTTGGTGAGACCACTGGCTGGGTTCTGCAATCAGGCAGAGATGGTAGCTGGGTCCTCTGACTGGATGAAGACACAATGTGTATTCCCTAGTTAAATGGTACTGCTGTTTGACTTTTGGAATTTGTGTAGGGCTGCAGATTAGGTCCTAAGGTTAGGCTGAGTCACTGATTGGGAGAGTCAGGATCAGCTGCTAAGTTTGGCAGAAATGCACAATATTGAGGTTTACTTCCCTGCCTGGACGTAGCTTTGGTGTGGGAtttgaggttgaggtgagctgctATTTGAACTCCCAGGTTGGGGTGGTCTAGCCCCTGTATGTAGCCAAGATATGCCATGGTGGGTGTCTCACTCCATGAGCAGGGTCTTCTTGGGTCTGGTTCTTGGGATGGACTTTTAGGTTGAGCCAAACTCCTCTTAAATGCCCAGGTGGTGCAAGTATAGTCCCTGCGCTTTGCCAAAATACTCTGTGGTAGGTATCTCTCTTCTCAGTGGGAGGAAGTTGGGGGAAGCCTGAAGCTGAGCAGGGAGGCTGAGCGTCTAGGGATTTAAGCTAGATTGATCTTTCCACTGTGCTTCTGGGGTAACCAGCTTAGCTTTGCAGGTGGGCTATGGTACTCCCACCTATGTGGTGCTGTTTAAGAGGCTACTACTGGTACCTCTCATCAGGTGCCTCTGCTGACAGTAACGCAGAGCTACCACCAAGATACAAGCCCTGTCTACTGTGAGTAACATCTCCTTTCTTTGCTTGTATTTGACCCCAGGTGACCTAGTCATGCCATGATCCCATGTTTCCCATGAGGTGAGAACAGATTGGGCTTCCTGAGAGGCATCTTGGAGTGCTAGTTAAGCTGGATGGCCaccttatgttttatttttccactttagAAACTGTGGACCCAGGGGAATCCTCTCTATGTGGCACTGTGCCCAttaggggagggggagggggtagCACAGTCAGAGTGACACTGTTCTGTTCCTGTCTGATGTAGTTTTTATGTGGTTCTGTCTCAGGTTTATTTACAATTTTGGAATTTTCGCCAAGATGGTCTTGTATATAAATAGTTGCTAGTTGACCTTTCTTTTGGAAGGGAAGAGCTGAGAtgtcctattctgccatcttgctgatatCATTCcctttgtttcaaaatttttaatataaagctATTCCCTGGGTTAATTGCTTCTAAATGTAAAGGGTGTATTAtatcaaaaaatgtaaatttggAGTCacatcaaaagaaagaagaagagtgagaaaaactactttaaatcaATTATGAGGTCAAATATAtgctccaaaatatttttttcttttgcaatgtaAGGATcaattcagaaaaaagaaaatgtttgcagagGCCttt
This genomic interval from Gorilla gorilla gorilla isolate KB3781 chromosome 3, NHGRI_mGorGor1-v2.1_pri, whole genome shotgun sequence contains the following:
- the LOC101150321 gene encoding large ribosomal subunit protein eL8-like; this translates as MPKGKKAKGKKVAPAPAVMKKQEAKKVVNPLFEKRPKNFGIGQDIQPKRDLAHLVKRPCYIRLQRQRAILCKRLKVPPAIDQFTQALDCQTATQLLKLAHKYRLKTKQEKGQRLLAPAEKKAAGKGDVPTKRPPVLRAGVNTVTTLVENMKAQLVVIAHDVDPIELVTFLPALCRKMGVPYCIIKGKARVGCLVYRKTCTKAQKGKG